From one Streptomyces mobaraensis genomic stretch:
- a CDS encoding YfcC family protein, giving the protein MDDRPSEDAADSEPGGRRFVFPSALTVLVAVTVVVWALAFVIPSGSYRRTPAGDPVQGTYHREAAPGDFVHRLGELFLAPVNGLYGVRDPRTGQVAADAAGTLYGSAGVFLFVLAIGAFITVVFATGALDRGIERLAHRLRARGALLIAGVMTVFSLLGTVEGFAEETLGFYGLIVPLMLALGYDRMVATGTIILGAGVGVLASTVNPFATGVASSAADVSLGDGITLRFAMWLVLTGVTIAYVLWYAHRVRARPERSLVGFLPGDRELAAASAEPPALTGLHRTVLALVTAVFVFMIFSVIPWASALTGRADATPYGWELGWSFAQLAALFLTAALLVGIVARLGERRLSAVVVQGAADFLAPALTIVLARGVTVIMNNARITDTVLHSIESAVTGTAASLFGVMVFIVNLPLAFLIPSTSGHATLAMPILAPLADFAGVSRAVVVTAWQAASGWMNLWVPTTAVVVGGVSLAKVGYDRYLRFVWPLLAVLAVLICGFVAFGAVAT; this is encoded by the coding sequence ATGGACGACCGGCCAAGCGAGGACGCCGCCGACAGCGAGCCCGGCGGCCGCCGATTCGTCTTCCCCAGCGCCCTCACCGTGCTCGTCGCCGTCACCGTCGTCGTCTGGGCCCTCGCCTTCGTCATCCCCTCCGGCAGCTACCGGCGGACCCCGGCCGGCGACCCCGTCCAGGGCACGTACCACCGCGAGGCGGCGCCCGGCGACTTCGTCCACCGGCTGGGCGAGCTGTTCCTCGCCCCCGTCAACGGCCTCTACGGCGTGCGCGACCCGCGCACCGGCCAGGTCGCCGCCGACGCCGCCGGCACCCTCTACGGCAGCGCCGGAGTCTTCCTGTTCGTCCTCGCCATCGGCGCGTTCATCACCGTCGTCTTCGCCACCGGCGCCCTCGACCGCGGCATCGAACGCCTCGCCCACCGGCTGCGCGCCCGCGGCGCCCTGCTGATCGCCGGAGTGATGACCGTCTTCTCGCTGCTCGGCACGGTGGAGGGCTTCGCCGAGGAGACGCTCGGCTTCTACGGCCTGATCGTGCCGCTGATGCTCGCCCTGGGGTACGACCGGATGGTCGCCACCGGCACGATCATCCTGGGCGCCGGCGTCGGCGTGCTCGCCTCCACCGTCAACCCCTTCGCGACGGGCGTGGCGTCGTCCGCCGCCGACGTCTCGCTCGGCGACGGGATCACCCTGCGGTTCGCGATGTGGCTCGTCCTCACCGGCGTCACCATCGCCTACGTCCTCTGGTACGCGCACCGGGTGCGCGCCCGCCCCGAGCGCTCCCTCGTCGGCTTCCTGCCCGGCGACCGGGAACTGGCCGCCGCCTCCGCCGAACCGCCCGCCCTCACCGGGCTGCACCGGACCGTGCTCGCCCTGGTCACCGCCGTCTTCGTCTTCATGATCTTCTCGGTGATCCCCTGGGCGAGCGCCCTCACCGGGCGCGCCGACGCCACGCCCTACGGCTGGGAACTCGGCTGGTCCTTCGCCCAGTTGGCGGCCCTCTTCCTCACGGCCGCGCTGCTGGTGGGGATCGTGGCGCGGCTGGGGGAGCGGCGGCTGAGCGCGGTCGTCGTCCAGGGCGCGGCCGACTTCCTCGCCCCGGCCCTGACGATCGTCCTCGCCCGCGGCGTCACGGTCATCATGAACAACGCCCGCATCACGGACACCGTGCTGCACTCGATCGAGAGCGCCGTCACCGGCACCGCCGCCTCCCTCTTCGGCGTCATGGTCTTCATCGTCAACCTCCCCCTCGCCTTCCTCATCCCCTCCACCTCCGGCCACGCCACCCTCGCCATGCCCATCCTCGCCCCGCTCGCCGACTTCGCGGGCGTCTCCCGGGCGGTGGTGGTGACGGCCTGGCAGGCGGCCAGCGGCTGGATGAACCTGTGGGTGCCGACGACGGCCGTGGTGGTGGGTGGGGTGTCGCTGGCGAAGGTGGGCTACGACCGGTACCTGCGCTTCGTCTGGCCGCTGCTGGCCGTGCTGGCGGTGCTGATCTGCGGGTTCGTGGCGTTCGGGGCGGTCGCTACGTAG
- a CDS encoding nucleobase:cation symporter-2 family protein — protein MTVPSPPADAAAEPPESGPPSAGGGQVSGPETPLPPETPPEEPPGAPPPVHPVDELPRPARLLATGLQHVAASYAGVVAPPLVIGAAVGLSARQITFLVGAALFTAGLATLLQTIGFRGVGARLPFVNGVSFAGVAPVLAIADGQADRRDALPVVFGAVMVAGVLGFFLAPYFCRLVRFFPPVVSGTVITLIGLTLLPVAFGWIQDGHPERPATGTGLGLAGATLLIVLVLRRLLQGFLRQIAVLLGLVAGTLLAVPFGAVDGSATRHAALVGFPEPFHFGNPHFQVSAVVSMSILMLVCMTESTADMLALGEIVGRPADERTIAAGLRADTLGSAVAPVFNGFTNSAFAQNIGLVAITGVRSRFTVAVCGLVFVVLGLSPAFASLVALVPRPVLGGAGLVLFGTVAASGIGVLVKAGLDRGDNVLVAAVSLGMGMIPVVSKTFYAGDAVPEAVRTVLGSGVSAGCLTAVLLNLAFQGVGRARRTAEAPRVAEGEKPLI, from the coding sequence GTGACCGTGCCCAGCCCGCCCGCCGACGCCGCCGCCGAACCACCCGAATCGGGGCCGCCTTCGGCGGGCGGCGGGCAAGTTTCCGGCCCGGAGACGCCGTTGCCCCCGGAGACGCCCCCGGAGGAGCCTCCGGGCGCACCCCCGCCCGTCCACCCCGTCGACGAACTCCCCCGCCCCGCCCGCCTGCTGGCGACCGGGCTGCAGCACGTCGCCGCCAGCTACGCCGGAGTCGTGGCCCCGCCCCTGGTGATCGGGGCCGCCGTCGGGCTGTCCGCGCGGCAGATCACCTTCCTCGTCGGGGCCGCCCTGTTCACGGCGGGGCTGGCCACGCTGCTCCAGACCATCGGGTTCCGCGGGGTCGGGGCGCGGCTGCCGTTCGTCAACGGCGTCTCGTTCGCGGGGGTCGCGCCCGTCCTCGCCATCGCGGACGGGCAGGCGGACCGGCGGGACGCGCTGCCCGTGGTCTTCGGGGCCGTGATGGTCGCCGGGGTGCTCGGCTTCTTCCTCGCCCCCTACTTCTGCCGGCTGGTCCGCTTCTTCCCGCCGGTCGTCAGCGGCACGGTCATCACCCTCATCGGCCTCACCCTGCTCCCCGTCGCCTTCGGCTGGATCCAGGACGGTCACCCCGAACGGCCCGCCACCGGGACCGGTCTCGGTCTGGCCGGGGCCACACTGCTGATCGTGCTGGTGCTGCGCCGGCTGCTCCAGGGGTTCCTGCGGCAGATCGCCGTGCTGCTCGGCCTGGTCGCCGGGACGCTGCTGGCTGTTCCCTTCGGGGCGGTGGACGGCTCCGCCACCCGGCACGCGGCGCTCGTCGGTTTCCCCGAGCCGTTCCACTTCGGGAACCCGCACTTCCAGGTGTCGGCCGTGGTGAGCATGTCCATCCTGATGCTGGTGTGCATGACGGAGAGCACGGCGGACATGCTCGCGCTCGGCGAGATCGTCGGACGGCCGGCGGACGAGAGGACGATCGCGGCGGGACTGCGCGCGGACACCCTGGGCAGCGCCGTCGCGCCGGTGTTCAACGGCTTCACCAACAGCGCGTTCGCGCAGAACATCGGCCTGGTCGCCATCACCGGCGTGCGCAGTCGCTTCACCGTCGCGGTCTGCGGGCTGGTCTTCGTCGTCCTCGGGCTCAGTCCGGCGTTCGCCTCGCTGGTCGCGCTGGTGCCGCGGCCGGTGCTGGGCGGGGCCGGCCTGGTGCTGTTCGGGACGGTCGCGGCGAGCGGCATCGGCGTCCTGGTGAAGGCCGGGCTCGACCGGGGCGACAACGTGCTCGTCGCCGCCGTCTCGCTTGGCATGGGCATGATCCCCGTCGTCTCCAAGACCTTCTACGCCGGAGACGCCGTTCCCGAGGCGGTGCGGACCGTCCTCGGCTCGGGCGTCAGTGCCGGCTGCCTGACGGCCGTCCTGCTCAACCTCGCCTTCCAGGGGGTGGGGCGCGCCCGGCGGACCGCCGAAGCGCCCCGCGTGGCGGAAGGGGAGAAACCACTGATCTAG
- a CDS encoding 8-oxoguanine deaminase, which translates to MTAAQPKHRTVIENCALATVDAHDTEHPTGHLVIADERIESVGPGPAPAGLTGVVRRVDAGGHLATPGLVNTHHHFYQWLTRGLAQDAVLFDWLKALYPIWARIDEPMVYEAARASLAMMVRGGVTTAADHHYVFPRGSGDLLGAEIRAARELGVRFHPTRGSMDLGESDGGLPPDFAVETLDAALAATEEAIDTHHDPSPGSMLRVGVAPCSPFSVTTDLLREAAALARRKGVRLHTHGSETVEEERFCKERFGMGPTDYLDSTGWLGDDVWMAHCVHMNDADIAAFARTGTGVAHCPSSNARLAAGTAPVPAMLTAGVLVGLGVDGTASNESGELHTELRNSLLVHRLAGKADALTVRQVLRMATYGGARVLGRADELGSLEPGKLADLVLWRLDGLGHSTVADPVAALVLGPPAPVTLSLVHGRTVVEDGRLVTADEDGIARAARAQSRRLTRLAAGE; encoded by the coding sequence GTGACAGCAGCACAGCCGAAGCACCGCACCGTCATCGAGAACTGCGCCCTCGCGACCGTGGACGCGCACGACACCGAACACCCCACCGGCCACCTCGTCATCGCGGACGAGCGGATCGAGTCCGTCGGCCCCGGGCCCGCCCCCGCCGGGCTCACCGGCGTCGTCCGCCGGGTGGACGCCGGCGGCCACCTGGCCACCCCCGGGCTGGTCAACACCCACCACCACTTCTACCAGTGGCTCACCCGCGGACTCGCCCAGGACGCCGTCCTCTTCGACTGGCTGAAGGCGCTCTACCCGATATGGGCGCGCATCGACGAGCCCATGGTGTACGAGGCGGCCCGCGCCTCCCTCGCCATGATGGTCCGCGGCGGGGTGACGACCGCCGCCGACCACCACTACGTCTTCCCGCGCGGCAGCGGCGACCTCCTCGGCGCCGAGATCCGCGCCGCCCGCGAACTGGGCGTACGGTTCCACCCCACCCGGGGCTCGATGGACCTCGGCGAGTCCGACGGCGGGCTGCCGCCGGACTTCGCCGTCGAGACCCTCGACGCCGCGCTCGCCGCCACCGAGGAGGCGATCGACACCCACCACGACCCGTCCCCCGGCTCGATGCTGCGGGTCGGCGTCGCGCCCTGCTCGCCCTTCTCCGTCACCACCGACCTGCTGCGCGAGGCCGCCGCGCTCGCCCGCCGCAAGGGCGTCCGGCTGCACACCCACGGCTCGGAGACGGTGGAGGAGGAGCGGTTCTGCAAGGAGCGGTTCGGGATGGGCCCGACCGACTACCTGGACTCCACCGGCTGGCTCGGCGACGACGTGTGGATGGCCCACTGCGTGCACATGAACGACGCCGACATCGCCGCCTTCGCCCGCACCGGCACCGGCGTCGCCCACTGCCCGTCCTCCAACGCCCGGCTCGCCGCCGGCACCGCCCCCGTCCCCGCGATGCTCACGGCGGGCGTCCTGGTCGGGCTCGGCGTGGACGGCACCGCCTCCAACGAGTCCGGGGAGCTCCACACCGAGCTGCGCAACTCCCTCCTCGTCCACCGACTGGCGGGCAAAGCCGATGCACTGACGGTACGTCAGGTGCTGCGCATGGCGACGTACGGCGGCGCGCGGGTGCTCGGCCGGGCGGACGAACTGGGCTCGCTCGAACCCGGCAAGCTCGCCGACCTCGTCCTCTGGCGCCTCGACGGGCTCGGCCACTCCACCGTCGCCGACCCGGTGGCCGCCCTCGTCCTCGGCCCGCCCGCGCCCGTCACCCTCTCCCTCGTCCACGGGCGGACGGTCGTCGAGGACGGCCGGCTGGTCACCGCCGACGAGGACGGGATCGCCCGCGCCGCCCGCGCGCAGTCCCGCCGCCTGACCCGCCTCGCGGCGGGGGAGTAG
- the pucL gene encoding factor-independent urate hydroxylase: MTEAPMTEVPVTEATGRPADRAVLGQNQYGKAECHVVRVTRDGATHHIKDLVVSVALSGAMDDVHLSGSNANVLTTDTTKNTVFAFAKERGIASAEEFGVHLARHFVTSQEAIHRARIRVEEHAWDRIDAPGAGDARHSFVRAGRETRTAQITYDGTAWEVISGLKDLVVLNSTGSEFRGFAKDRYTTLQETADRVLATEVNSRWRYGWTDDARPAPEWDASWTAVRGHLLHAFADTYSYSLQQTLHSMGSRVLEHRPEVEEIRLSLPNKHHFLVDLEPFGLKNDHEVYYAADRPYGLIEATVLRAGAEPGIPVDLTCL, encoded by the coding sequence ATGACCGAAGCCCCCATGACCGAAGTCCCCGTGACCGAAGCCACCGGCCGTCCCGCCGATCGCGCCGTCCTCGGCCAGAACCAGTACGGCAAGGCCGAGTGCCACGTCGTCCGCGTCACCCGCGACGGCGCGACCCACCACATCAAGGACCTCGTCGTCTCCGTCGCCCTCTCCGGCGCGATGGATGACGTCCACCTCTCCGGTTCCAACGCCAACGTCCTCACCACCGACACCACCAAGAACACCGTCTTCGCCTTCGCCAAGGAGCGCGGCATCGCGTCGGCCGAGGAGTTCGGCGTCCACCTCGCCCGGCACTTCGTCACGAGCCAGGAGGCCATCCACAGGGCGCGCATCCGCGTCGAGGAGCACGCCTGGGACCGGATCGACGCGCCGGGAGCCGGGGACGCCCGGCACTCCTTCGTCAGAGCGGGCCGTGAGACCCGCACCGCGCAGATCACCTACGACGGGACGGCCTGGGAGGTGATCTCCGGCCTCAAGGACCTCGTGGTCCTCAACTCCACCGGCTCCGAATTCCGCGGCTTCGCCAAGGACCGCTACACCACCCTCCAAGAGACCGCCGACCGCGTCCTCGCCACCGAGGTCAACTCCCGCTGGCGGTACGGCTGGACGGACGACGCCCGGCCCGCGCCGGAGTGGGACGCGTCCTGGACCGCCGTCCGCGGCCACCTGCTGCACGCCTTCGCGGACACGTACTCGTACTCGCTCCAGCAGACGCTCCACTCGATGGGCAGCCGGGTCCTCGAACACCGCCCGGAGGTAGAGGAGATACGCCTCTCCCTCCCCAACAAGCACCACTTCCTCGTGGATCTGGAGCCCTTCGGCCTCAAGAACGACCACGAGGTCTACTACGCCGCGGACCGCCCCTACGGCCTGATCGAGGCCACCGTCCTGCGTGCAGGGGCGGAGCCCGGCATCCCCGTGGACCTCACCTGCCTCTAG
- the uraD gene encoding 2-oxo-4-hydroxy-4-carboxy-5-ureidoimidazoline decarboxylase, with protein MTSSSVPGLTRFNAADDGAARAALSEVCASTAWVAEVLRGRPYPDVRALLAASDAAVRRLDEAGLDEALAGHPPIGRPTPGDTVSAGEQRGMTGAPPALAAEMRELNLAYQARFGHVFLVCASGLTAEELRDALRRRLGNSRERERDVARAELGRINRLRLTRLVEAAPSASAFTHAPASAPATVSTHVLDTAAGRPAAGVTVALTARTQGAWSALGAAETDGDGRCGGLPALPGDATHARLLFDVGPHLSRERAGGAAFFPEVTAVFAVTPGEHYHVPLLLSPFGYSVYRGS; from the coding sequence GTGACTTCGAGTTCGGTGCCGGGGCTCACCCGGTTCAACGCGGCGGACGACGGTGCGGCCCGGGCCGCGCTGTCGGAGGTGTGCGCGAGTACGGCGTGGGTCGCGGAGGTGCTGCGCGGCCGGCCCTATCCCGACGTCCGGGCGCTGCTCGCCGCCTCCGACGCGGCGGTCCGACGGCTGGACGAGGCGGGGCTCGACGAGGCGCTCGCCGGGCATCCGCCCATCGGGCGGCCCACCCCCGGGGACACCGTATCGGCCGGTGAACAGCGCGGCATGACCGGCGCCCCGCCCGCGCTCGCCGCCGAGATGCGCGAGCTGAACCTCGCCTACCAGGCGCGGTTCGGCCACGTCTTCCTCGTCTGCGCCTCCGGCCTGACCGCCGAGGAGCTGCGCGACGCCCTCCGCCGCCGGCTCGGCAACTCACGCGAACGCGAACGCGACGTCGCCAGAGCCGAGTTGGGGCGCATCAACCGGCTGCGGCTGACCCGGCTCGTGGAAGCCGCGCCCTCCGCCTCCGCCTTTACCCACGCCCCCGCCTCCGCCCCCGCCACCGTCTCCACCCACGTCCTCGACACCGCCGCCGGCCGCCCCGCCGCCGGTGTGACCGTGGCCCTCACCGCCCGTACCCAGGGCGCCTGGTCGGCGCTCGGCGCCGCCGAGACCGACGGCGACGGGCGGTGCGGCGGGCTTCCGGCGCTGCCCGGGGACGCCACCCACGCACGGCTGCTGTTCGACGTCGGGCCCCACCTGTCCCGTGAACGAGCCGGGGGCGCAGCGTTCTTCCCCGAGGTCACCGCGGTCTTCGCCGTGACGCCGGGAGAGCACTACCACGTGCCGCTGCTGCTCAGCCCCTTCGGCTACTCCGTCTACCGAGGGAGCTAG
- a CDS encoding LysR family transcriptional regulator, with translation MDLDLRKLRYFVAVAEHRHFGRAAQALFVAQPVLSRQIRAFEDEVGYRLLDRTTRSVELTPAGRQLYDEARRITTVVDAALRRVREADRGEQRLVVAFSPGLRVSEAIREFTARHPEVAIDVLPLRWWEQDAPLRDGRAHVGFLRRPFDDAGLRTVPVGREHKVVCLPVTHPLAGRAALTVADLDGEPILDVRKRRTSSLDEKFELVASGQGLALVPLSVAGSYARPDLVYLRVTDALPVETCLALPEGGSSGPASAFLGIATATLRRLSGEDEGEAGADRGWFDEIDDRRRARRQS, from the coding sequence ATGGATCTGGACCTGCGCAAGCTCCGCTACTTCGTCGCGGTCGCCGAGCACCGGCACTTCGGCCGGGCGGCCCAGGCGCTGTTCGTCGCCCAGCCGGTCCTCAGCCGGCAGATCCGCGCCTTCGAGGACGAGGTGGGGTACCGGCTGCTCGACCGCACCACCCGCAGCGTCGAACTCACCCCCGCCGGACGGCAGCTGTACGACGAGGCCCGCAGGATCACCACCGTCGTCGACGCCGCGCTGCGGCGGGTGCGGGAAGCCGATCGCGGCGAGCAGCGGCTCGTCGTCGCCTTCTCGCCCGGCCTGCGCGTATCGGAGGCCATCCGGGAGTTCACGGCCCGCCACCCCGAGGTGGCGATCGACGTGTTGCCGCTGCGCTGGTGGGAGCAGGACGCGCCGCTGCGCGACGGCCGCGCCCACGTCGGCTTCCTCCGGCGCCCCTTCGACGACGCCGGGCTGCGCACCGTCCCCGTCGGCCGCGAGCACAAGGTCGTCTGCCTGCCCGTGACGCATCCGCTGGCCGGCCGGGCCGCACTCACCGTCGCCGACCTCGACGGCGAGCCGATTCTCGACGTCAGGAAGCGGCGGACGTCCTCGCTGGACGAGAAGTTCGAGCTCGTCGCCTCCGGGCAGGGCCTCGCCCTCGTCCCGCTCAGCGTCGCGGGTTCGTACGCCCGCCCCGACCTCGTCTACCTCCGCGTCACCGACGCGCTGCCCGTGGAGACCTGTCTGGCGCTGCCGGAGGGCGGCTCCTCCGGCCCCGCGTCCGCCTTCCTCGGCATCGCCACCGCGACGCTGCGCCGGCTCTCCGGCGAGGACGAGGGGGAAGCCGGTGCCGACCGCGGCTGGTTCGACGAGATCGACGACCGCCGACGGGCGCGGCGGCAATCCTGA
- a CDS encoding SDR family oxidoreductase produces the protein MTETRRTALIVGASRTLGLGIAAAYLRRGWDVVGTVRGTRRTGLHELADRAGTDTSGGRGRLTVESLEMTAPDQIAALRDRLAARSTTLDLLFVNAAITRGDLPIGEVPTDMFTEVMVTNALSPMRVVETLRPLVAPAGTIGVMSSDQGSVSLNTEGGQDLYRASKSALNQLMRCRAARHASDTRTLLLMDPGWVRTGLGGPEAELSVEESVPGVVETMEAHRGKQGLHFVDLEGNVVPW, from the coding sequence ATGACCGAGACCCGCAGAACCGCTCTCATCGTCGGGGCCTCCCGGACCCTGGGCCTCGGGATCGCCGCCGCGTACCTGCGGCGCGGCTGGGACGTCGTCGGCACGGTCCGCGGCACCCGGCGTACGGGGCTGCACGAGCTGGCCGACCGGGCCGGCACCGATACGTCCGGGGGCCGGGGCCGACTGACCGTCGAGTCACTGGAGATGACCGCCCCGGACCAGATCGCGGCGCTCCGCGACCGCCTGGCGGCGCGGTCGACGACGCTCGACCTCCTCTTCGTCAACGCCGCGATAACGCGCGGCGACCTCCCGATCGGCGAGGTCCCGACCGACATGTTCACGGAGGTCATGGTCACCAACGCGCTGAGCCCGATGCGCGTCGTGGAGACCCTCCGCCCGCTGGTCGCCCCGGCCGGCACCATCGGTGTCATGTCGTCCGACCAGGGCAGCGTCTCCCTGAACACGGAGGGCGGCCAGGACCTCTACCGGGCGAGCAAGTCCGCCCTCAACCAGCTGATGCGCTGTCGCGCGGCCCGCCACGCCTCGGACACCCGGACCCTGCTGCTGATGGACCCCGGCTGGGTCCGCACCGGACTCGGCGGCCCGGAGGCGGAACTCAGCGTGGAGGAGAGCGTTCCGGGGGTGGTGGAGACGATGGAGGCCCATCGCGGGAAGCAGGGCCTGCACTTCGTCGACCTTGAGGGGAACGTGGTGCCCTGGTAG
- a CDS encoding aldo/keto reductase has translation MSLTLDSYRLLGRSGLRVSPLALGAATFGTDWGWGAGKDEARKLFDLYVGRGGNFIDTAVTYTNGSSERLLGEFARGNRESLVLATKYTTLRRPGDPNSAGSHRKSLFASVETSLRQLGTDYIDLLYLHVWDFSTPVEEILRGMDDLVRQGKVLYVAICNTPAWQVSRMQAVADLRGWSPLVALQIEYNLIERTGERDLIPMAREMGLGVIPYSPLAGGVLTGKYSRDDVTATDVASGDGTRKSFNIALGALTERSFAIADAVKEVAAELGRTPAQVGLAWTLRKPSVTAPVIGARTPAQLEDNLGALEVDFTAAQLARLDEVSAVDLGFPHDMLAGDHIRKVIAGDLRIETRR, from the coding sequence ATGTCGCTCACCCTCGACAGCTACCGGCTGCTGGGCCGCTCCGGGCTGCGGGTCTCGCCACTGGCGCTGGGCGCGGCGACCTTCGGCACCGATTGGGGCTGGGGAGCCGGGAAGGACGAGGCACGCAAGCTGTTCGACCTCTACGTCGGGCGGGGCGGCAACTTCATCGACACCGCCGTCACCTACACCAACGGCAGTTCCGAGCGTCTGCTGGGCGAATTCGCCCGCGGCAATCGCGAAAGTCTGGTGCTGGCGACGAAATACACGACGCTGCGCCGGCCCGGCGACCCGAACTCCGCGGGCAGTCACCGCAAGAGCCTGTTCGCTTCGGTGGAGACGAGTCTGCGGCAGCTCGGTACGGACTACATCGATCTGCTCTATCTGCACGTGTGGGATTTCTCGACGCCGGTCGAGGAGATCCTGCGCGGCATGGACGATCTGGTGCGGCAGGGCAAGGTCTTGTACGTGGCGATCTGCAATACACCGGCCTGGCAGGTGTCCCGTATGCAGGCGGTCGCCGACCTGCGCGGGTGGTCGCCGCTGGTCGCGCTGCAAATCGAGTACAACCTGATCGAGCGCACCGGGGAACGTGACCTGATCCCCATGGCACGCGAGATGGGGCTGGGCGTGATCCCGTACTCACCGCTGGCCGGCGGGGTGCTCACCGGCAAGTACAGCCGCGACGATGTGACCGCGACGGACGTCGCGTCCGGGGACGGCACCCGCAAGAGCTTCAACATTGCCTTGGGCGCGCTGACCGAACGGAGCTTCGCCATCGCCGATGCCGTGAAGGAGGTCGCGGCGGAGCTGGGCCGCACGCCTGCCCAGGTCGGGCTGGCCTGGACGCTGCGGAAGCCGAGCGTGACGGCGCCGGTCATCGGCGCCCGCACGCCCGCGCAGTTGGAGGACAACCTGGGTGCCTTGGAGGTCGACTTCACCGCCGCCCAACTGGCCCGCCTCGATGAGGTCAGCGCGGTCGACCTGGGTTTCCCGCACGACATGCTCGCCGGCGACCACATCCGCAAGGTGATCGCGGGTGACCTGCGGATCGAGACCCGCCGCTGA
- a CDS encoding helix-turn-helix domain-containing protein, giving the protein MTTTRTVDTTHELAAFLRARRERLDPRDLGLPPGRQARRTPGLRREEVAELAGVSVDYVVRLEQGRGPRPSADVLEALARALRLPPVERAYLFDLARQRPRTAGRPATTAAPPLAGLVADLSPLPAMLMNHRYDILAWNREMTTLLLDFDTLPPSRRNAMWLCLAHPDIRELYVDRERVVREGVAHLRTAWAAHPEDRALTGLIAEFMTHDEEFARWWAERDIQVNGRGQKVMRHPEAGVIALCFEVLIPLQDPNQRLLVFRPADEASRSAWDRLCAP; this is encoded by the coding sequence ATGACGACCACCCGCACCGTCGACACCACACACGAGCTGGCCGCGTTCCTGCGGGCCCGGCGCGAACGGCTGGACCCGCGCGATCTCGGTCTGCCGCCAGGACGGCAGGCCCGGCGGACCCCAGGGCTGCGCCGCGAAGAGGTCGCCGAACTGGCCGGGGTGAGCGTCGACTACGTCGTGCGGCTGGAACAGGGGCGCGGGCCGCGGCCGTCGGCGGACGTGCTGGAGGCGCTGGCCCGTGCGCTGCGCCTGCCCCCCGTCGAACGCGCCTACCTCTTCGACCTGGCCCGACAGCGCCCCCGCACCGCCGGCCGGCCGGCCACCACCGCGGCACCGCCGCTGGCCGGGCTGGTCGCCGACCTGTCGCCGCTGCCGGCCATGCTGATGAACCACCGCTACGACATCCTGGCCTGGAACCGCGAAATGACGACGCTGCTCCTGGATTTCGACACGCTTCCTCCGTCGCGGCGCAATGCGATGTGGCTGTGCCTCGCACATCCGGACATACGCGAGCTCTATGTCGACCGGGAGCGCGTCGTGCGCGAGGGTGTCGCCCACCTGCGCACCGCGTGGGCGGCGCATCCGGAGGACCGGGCGTTGACCGGTCTCATTGCCGAATTCATGACTCATGATGAGGAATTCGCGCGATGGTGGGCCGAGCGGGACATCCAGGTCAACGGCCGCGGGCAGAAGGTGATGCGGCATCCCGAAGCCGGAGTGATCGCCCTGTGTTTCGAAGTGCTCATACCGCTTCAGGATCCGAACCAGCGCTTGCTGGTCTTCCGCCCCGCGGACGAGGCGAGCCGGTCGGCATGGGACCGGCTGTGCGCACCATGA